The genomic window CATACCAAACACATTCTTCCTCCCATAGAACATTCCGCCTGTGATTCCTTCATACATCACAGTCGTTGTAGCGTGATTGCGCGTGTTTGCCTTGTGCAGGGGCACACATATgtgctgcacgtgtgtgtgtgtgagcgtgtttcCTCCGGACTGTAACTCAAGCCCGTGTTTTGTGTCGTCCACCAGGCCAACAGCCCCCAGGAGCTGCGTCTCTTCTACGAGAGGAACAGGACCATCCTGCCCAGGTCAGTGACCCTTGAGGGATTCTAGGAACTCACATACACAATTACTGGGAGAGCTGTCTGCACTGCTGGGGTTTGCTGATGGATGGCTGGAGGTGGCCGTCCGTAGGCAGGGCTTCGAAAACACACTAACGGCCGTATGCACACACTGTCTGCCACACGTGTTCACACTCACAGAAAcaggaacacaggcacacacgtaaacacatgtgtaaacaggaacacaggcacacacgtaaacacatgtgtaaacaggaacacaggcacacacgtaaacacatgtgtaaacaggaacacaggcacacacgtaaacacatgtgtaaacaggaacacaggcacacacgttaacacatgtgtaaacaggaacacaggcacacacgtaaacacatgtgtaaacatgaacacaggcacacacgtaaacacatgtGTGAACatgaacacaggcacacacttaaacacatgtgtaaacatgaacacaggcacacacgtaaacacatgtgtaaacatgaacacagacacacacgtaaacacatgtgtaaacatgaacacagacacacacgtaaacacatgtgtaaacaggaacacaggcacacacgtaaacacatgtgtaaacatgaacacaggcacacacgtaaacacatgtgtaaacaggaacacaggcacacacgtaaacacatgtgtaaacatgaacacaggcacacacgtaaacacatgtGTGAACatgaacacaggcacacacgtaaacacatgtgtaaacatgaacacaggcacacacgtaaacacatgtgtaaacatgaacacagacacacacgtaaacacatgtgtaaacatgaacacagacacacacgtaaacacatgtgtaaacaggaacacaggcacacacgtaaacacatgtgtaaacatgaacacaggcacacacgtaaacacatgtgtaaacaggaacacaggcacacacgtaaacacatgtgtaaacatgaacacaggcacacacgtaaacacatgtGTGAACatgaacacaggcacacacgtaaacacatgtgtaaacatgaacacaggcacacacgtaaacacatgtgtaaacatgaacacagacacacacgtaaacacatgtgtaaacatgaacacagacacacacgtaaacacatgtgtaaacaggaacacaggcacacacgtaaacacatgtgtaaacatgaacacaggcacacacgtaaacacatgtgtaaacaggaacacaggcacacacgtaaacacatgtgtaaacatgaacacaggcacacacgtaaacacatgtgtaaacaggaacacaggcacacacgtaaacacatgtgtaaacatgaacacagacacacacattaacacatgtGTAaactgaacacagacacacatgtaaacacacgtaTAAATatgtacaaagacacacacaggaagacactacataaACCCTCAACATATGTCTACTGGATGCCTGGAAGCCCAGAGAACTTTCtgtatcactccctccctcctctttccactCTGTCCATCCTGCCAACAACTCCTCCAAGTTGCTGTGTGATATATGGGTCTGATTGCTCTTTCGTCATCATGGTAAATGTGGAGCATGATAACATCACTCGGTATAAACTGTTTCTTATTTCCATTGCCAATAGTCTGCCGTTTTACCTGTTTTGCTGATTTCTTTGAACAATCATGGATGTTGAGAGTGACTAACCATATCCATCCCCTCATATTTTTTCATTCCAGTTTACATAAACCCAGTTTGAGGCTTTCGTTATCTTTTGGCTTTGTGAATTTCTGTTGCGCTTGTATTGGATAGCTCGTTGGCTTATACATCCTGTGCCAAGGTTGGCTAAGTTAGTTATTTCTTGTCCCTCTATTTATAACTGCCACAAGCAGCGTGCTAGTCACCAGCACCACTatcactttccccatgacccacATAGcttgttagaacacacacacacaccacaagtaTCACAATACTCTGAGAAATCGTAAAACACTCAAAGACAAACATTGATTCAGAGAACAAACATTGCCACACCACCCTCTTGCAATTAAACACCCGCAGGCCCTCCAAATGAACACACTTTAAAAATAAATCTTCCGAGTTTCCTCCCGAGCAAACAACATCAGATCAACAACATCCCCCTGTGTTCTTGTTGAGCCTACAGCTCAGAGTGTCACTCGGGTCAAGGTCGAGAGTCTGAAACACAGACTGTCTGTTGTTTTTAGGTGTGCTTGACATGAAACAGCTAAGGTCAAAGATCAACAGGAAGTCTGTCTTGTTTTTATCCCAGCATCCCTCGGGAGACGTCCAGTCATCTGAGACACCTCCTCCTGGGTTTGCTGCAGAGGAACCATAAAGACCGCATGGACTTTGGTCAGACTCCTTAATTTCTGCCTTTTCTCTATTCCTCGCTGTTTTTTATAGTCTATAATCATAACAATATCCTGGGTTTGTTTACTCACTGTTGATCCTCTTTCTACAGATGCATTTTTTCACCACCCTTTTTTGGAGTCGAGTTCAACCGCAAAAAAATGTAAGTCTGCCTGCGATAGAGATGCATAACCATGACACAAGGGTTTGTCTTGCATGTCAGCACAGTAGACAAACATATCTGTTAAAGAATGATCAGTAAAACAGACCAGAAAAGACACATGTTAGGTGTGTTGGCAGTTCTAGAACGTAAAATTCGACATCGCCATAGTTCCAAGGGAGCCTCTATCCCTAAGCCTCTGGCGTCActgactagcctagcctagagaGGGGTCGTGAGGACCAGGGATGTGATCCGTGGACGGGCACTAACAGTTTGCCCCCTCTGTGACTGGCAGCGGCCCCGGTGCCCATGCCAGCCTACCGCAGCTCCGGCGCCTGCTCTGGAAGCTCATCCAGCGGCTCCTCCAACTCCCACCTCGCCTCCCCTCAAGTGAGTCCCGACCTCCTAGCTGCCTGACAACTCCGAAAAGGAAGAATgaacccacccacacacgctcCCGTGTCCTCAGGTGCTCAAGTCTGCCCTTGTCCCCGTAGCATTCCAATGAAGAGATGCAGAGGATCCAGGCTAAAGTCCCACCTTCGCCGACCCGGGATGCACCTGGCTTCCAGGTGAAGGCCACGGCCAATCACAACAGCGGGATTGCCTCGTTTGACACGGAGGACTTCGTCATGGTGCCTGCCCAGTTCCCCAGTAAGACAGAAGGACCTTGTTGCTGTAGAACGCCACACAGTGCTGCCATAGCTGGCCATGTGGGCCCTCCATGTCTGAATATGAGTGTGTTgttcacatacagtacattaatGAGCTGGCCCTTATTTTGCTGTGCAGGTGAGATCACATGTGACAGGGGAGATGGGTCACCTGCCCAGGGCAGCATGGTGTACAACGCGTAAGTGGAACCAACGTTGGATTTCTctggtgtttttttcttttcttcccctcctcagATTGGTTCCTGTTATGTCTTTGTGAAGCTTTGTGACCGGAGTGTTCTCTGTGCTGACTGAGACTCTGTGTTGTTCCCTCAGCTGTTCCCTGCTGGCTGCCGAGGCTTTGGGGAGTTTGGGCAGgactcccccgccctccccatCCTCACGCTGCCCCCCTAATCCTCTTAGGTAAGAAGGAGACatttggtggttgtgtgtgtgtgtgtgtgtgtgtgttcgagggGATGTGGTTAAAGACTGGACTTTGGAGTTATCCTAATGAGGTTCGACGTGGGTCGAAAACGTTTGTGATTATCGTCCTCCTGTGTAGCTCTGCTTTGAGTCATTCGTTCTGTGGGTTTGGAATGTTTGGCACCACAGAACCAGTGAGGTGTGTTTGCCCTTACCTGCTCCTCTTTGTCCTGGTCTACAGCCAACCTGCTGAGTTCACTGGGAGCAGCTACAGCCAGTCTGTGCCGGTTCCTGTccccacacagatacacaactACCAGCGCATGGAGCAGAACCTGCACCCTGCCGGCCTGCATGGGTCAACCAGGTAGCCTATTcagccccttctctctctctctctctctctctctctctctctctctctctctctctctctctctctctctctctctctctctctctctctctctctctctctctctctctctctctctctctctctgtctgtctctgtctctgtctctctctcaccactacTGTTTCTCACTCCTATTTTTTTCTGTTGTTCTTCCTGCTTGTCTGGCTCTCTGCGGTGCCATCATGCCATCCCCTCTGTGTTTCAGAGCCACTCTGTGCTGTGTCGGTAGTGGCGGAGGTGGCGGCGGTCCAGGTTGTGATCGACCCTCGGGCCCCGCCCTGACGCCGGGCTCCCGCAGGCTGTCAGCTGACGGCGTGgggccccagcctccctgcccGCGAGGTAGGAGGtgcccccagccccacacccagCCAATCAGCAACACACATCcatctgattggctgggtgCACACAAGGTCAGCTGCCTGTCATCTCATAACGTTTCTGTTTGCGTGTGACCCAGTGGGTAGCGCCCCGAGAAGCCCGGATCAGACTGGACCTCTGAGCACCAGGACAGGCCAGCTCTCAGGCTCCCCAGGCCCTGAACACAGCCCTGCCTGTGTGTACAAGCTCCGGAGGAGAAGATCAGACGCCATTGCACCTGGCTCCCTGAGCTCCAAGGTCAGCCGCAGAACAACGATGTATCATACACAATGTTCTCCTCTGCATATTTGTGAGGTAGTGTACACCAGAGTAATAAGTACTGGGACTTAAGCAGAACAAAATGTTTGGTTCTCCCTCAGTCTGCATCTCCATTAGAGAGGCCCCCCAGCTGTCAGACCCTGACCCCAGGGCCCCTGGCCTCTCCGCAGGGCTCTCCTCTGAGGCCTGCACACACGGTCCCGGACCTGAAGACTCTGGGCTTGTCCCCTGGCAGCCAGCCCAGCCACATCAGCCGCAACACAGGGAAGAGGAAGGGCTCCTTCAAAAGGTGAACACCTTTCACCCGCTTCGGTGGACACGTGGCTGATGTGTGTAGTCCTTCGGATGTGGTGGAGGGACACCAGAGATCAGAGATGCATCGTAGAAGAGCCGCTCtgagagaaatgtgtgtgtgttgtctgtgcagGTCACTGAGTACAGGTCGTCTGTCTGACATGCTGCTGAAGGCTGCTTTCGGAGCCCAGctactggagggagggagtgatgacAGCCTGAACTCTGAGAAGCCCATGGACACAGCAGGTACCAGGAAGAGTCCAAAGGATTTCATCTTTGGAAAAACATACACACGGTTTCTTTGTATTAGTGCCAGGTCAGGCTGTTATCGGTTAGTAGTAAAAGCTATGTAATTGTGTTGACATTTCTTTTATAGATTAGGTAAGGCTGTAATCTTCTCAGAACATGGGTAGTACCAGGGGGAGAGGTTTCTGAGTAGAATGAATGTTTGTGTGAACCTGACTGAAGGGTCAGCAAGAATAGATTGTATTGTATATTGTACAATAGTTTAGTACCAACGTCCAAAGCTCCCACTTGGCAAGTGACATCTTGCCCTTCGTTTGTTGTTACAGCGCCACCTAGTGTTCCGGGTGCAGTAGTGTTCACTGTAGGATCTCCATGCAGAGAAAACACCTCACCGAACGCCACTTACACCAGGAGACTCGCAGGTTAGCACTTTCTAATTATCCAGGACTGACAAATACCAACGCTTCATTTTTCCTTTGACATGAGTGTTGGATGCAACATTCTCATACCTCAGCAAGCTTCTAATCTGACGCGAATtgttgggggtcagatggctgagcggttagggaatagggctattaatcagaaggttgccggttcgattcctggccgtgcaaaataacgttgtgtcattgggcaaggcacttcaccctacttgcctcggggggaatgtccttactgtaagtcgctctggataagaacgtaaatgactaaaatgtaaatgttagacGAATGAGTAatggagtctgtctgtctcaggggGCCTGCTACAGTCCCATCAGCTCAGTAGCCGTCTGCTCCAGAGAGGAGCCCCCAGAGAGAGGGACGCTCCCCACCAGCGACCCCTCTCCGACCCCATGGCTGTCTCCCCTCACAGCTGCACCACCTTTGACCCTCCGGAGCTACCAGAGGAGACACTAATGGGGGTAAACACAGACAACAAcaagaacaaacaaacaaacaaacaatagcCCCGGTGTTTTTCCACTAACAGACACTGAGGAAACAGTTATGATTTATTAGCATATAAGTTATCATTTAATGTGTTCGTCCACAGATGGATCACACGGATGGTCTGAGCAACCTGCACTTTACCCTGGCTTTCGTCCACTGTGTCATGGAGATCGCCTGCTCCAAAGACCCAGCGCTGGAGGCCAGTGACACCCCAGATGTCTCCTTCCTACAGCAGAGCCTGCTGGCCGATCAGATCAGCATTCTGAGCCGAGAGTGGAGGTCTGGTGGTTTATGTCTCTTCCTGGTACACTCTGAACCACACCCTTTAGCATGAGTTTCCAGGATGTTTCCAGGCTGGGTATTCATGTTCGTCTCACTGGGTGTCCCTCAGCTATGCAGAGCAGCTGTTGCTGTACATGAAGGCTGCGGAGTACCTGTCATCTGCGTTGCACTCTGCCATGGAGGACATTCGACAGGGTcgactcttcccctcctccacagtCAAGCAAGGTGTGACAAGCGTTCCACTTTTCAAATGACCACTTCAAATGAAATATATCAGACATGTGTAGAACCGTTTACATGTAGAGTTTACATGTAGAGTAAAACATGTCTGTTTTATTATAATATTTGAAGTTCCGACGCTACATTAGGTACAGCATCCAGTTTCCATGTATTATAACATTACAGTGTGTAGCCTTCCTCAAGCGTATTaacacatggtgtgtgtgtgtgtgtgtccactcctGTGTGCAGTGGTGAGGCAGCTGAACGAGCTGTACAAGAGCAGCGTGACTTCCTGTCGCTCGCTCAGCAGCCGTCTCCATGGTTTCCTGCTCAACAAGCAGAGGCTGATGGACTGCCTCAGCAACCTCACAGCGGAGAAGCTCATCTACAGTCACACCATGCACATGgtgagggtctctctctcactctctccctcactctctcctacaGCCACACCATGCACATGgt from Osmerus eperlanus chromosome 28, fOsmEpe2.1, whole genome shotgun sequence includes these protein-coding regions:
- the ulk1a gene encoding serine/threonine-protein kinase ULK1a, with the protein product MESIGKFEFNRKDLIGHGAFAVVFKGRHKEKHDLEVAVKCINKKNLSKSQALLGKEIKILKELKHKNIVGLLDFQEMGGCVYLVMEYCNGGDLAEYLHSKGTLSEDTIRGFLQQIAGAMRILRIKGILHRDLKPQNILLCHPEGRRSSPNNTCIKIADFGFARHLQTNTMAATLCGSPMYMAPEVIMSQNYDAKADLWSIGTIIYQCLTGKAPFQANSPQELRLFYERNRTILPSIPRETSSHLRHLLLGLLQRNHKDRMDFDAFFHHPFLESSSTAKKSAPVPMPAYRSSGACSGSSSSGSSNSHLASPQHSNEEMQRIQAKVPPSPTRDAPGFQVKATANHNSGIASFDTEDFVMVPAQFPSEITCDRGDGSPAQGSMVYNACSLLAAEALGSLGRTPPPSPSSRCPPNPLSQPAEFTGSSYSQSVPVPVPTQIHNYQRMEQNLHPAGLHGSTRATLCCVGSGGGGGGPGCDRPSGPALTPGSRRLSADGVGPQPPCPRVGSAPRSPDQTGPLSTRTGQLSGSPGPEHSPACVYKLRRRRSDAIAPGSLSSKSASPLERPPSCQTLTPGPLASPQGSPLRPAHTVPDLKTLGLSPGSQPSHISRNTGKRKGSFKRSLSTGRLSDMLLKAAFGAQLLEGGSDDSLNSEKPMDTAAPPSVPGAVVFTVGSPCRENTSPNATYTRRLAGGLLQSHQLSSRLLQRGAPRERDAPHQRPLSDPMAVSPHSCTTFDPPELPEETLMGMDHTDGLSNLHFTLAFVHCVMEIACSKDPALEASDTPDVSFLQQSLLADQISILSREWSYAEQLLLYMKAAEYLSSALHSAMEDIRQGRLFPSSTVKQVVRQLNELYKSSVTSCRSLSSRLHGFLLNKQRLMDCLSNLTAEKLIYSHTMHMVQSAALDEMFHHGQASIQRYHKALLLMEGLSLVITEQADIENISKCKQCIERRLSALQTTQCA